In Apium graveolens cultivar Ventura chromosome 10, ASM990537v1, whole genome shotgun sequence, the following are encoded in one genomic region:
- the LOC141690168 gene encoding cytochrome P450 98A2-like has product MALLLLAASSLLILIILYNFYQRLRFNLPPGPRPLPIVGNLYDIKPLKFRCFADLAKLYGPIFCLRLDSRLNVVVTTAELAKEVLKENDQQLADRHRNKATDIFSRGGSDLIWADYGPHYVKVRKVCNVELFTPKRLEALRPIREDEVTAMVESIFKDCTASDKQGKSLLLRPYLGSVAFNNITRLSFGKRFVNSEGGIDEQGQEFKGIVSNGIKIGAKVFMGEYVPWLRWMFAGENDVLNQHEARRARLTKQIMAEHTLARNKTGGAKDHFVDALLTLQKQYDLSDDTVITLLWDMITAGMDTTSISVEWAMAELVKNPRVQKKAQEELDRVVGSDRIMTEADFSKLPYLQCVAKEALRLHPPTPMMLPHKASANTKLGGYDVPKGSIVHVNVWAIARDPALWKDPLEFWPERFLEQDVDMKGHDYRLLPFGAGRRICPGAQLAINLVTSMLGHLLHHFTWTPTAGVRPEEVDMSENPGMVTYMKTPVQAIATPRLAAELYKRVPLDI; this is encoded by the exons ATGGCTCTCCTTCTGCTGGCTGCATCATCTCTCCTCATTCTCATCATTCTCTACAACTTCTATCAACGGCTGAGATTTAATCTCCCTCCCGGTCCTCGACCCTTACCTATTGTAGGAAATCTCTACGACATCAAGCCACTCAAGTTCCGTTGCTTTGCTGATCTTGCAAAACTGTACGGCCCTATCTTTTGTCTACGTCTAGACTCCAGGCTTAATGTTGTGGTTACAACAGCTGAGTTGGCTAAAGAAGTGTTGAAGGAAAATGATCAGCAGTTGGCTGACAGGCACAGGAACAAAGctactgatatatttagtagaggTGGGAGTGATTTGATATGGGCTGATTATGGGCCTCATTATGTTAAGGTCAGGAAAGTTTGTAATGTTGAGCTTTTTACTCCCAAGAGACTTGAAGCTTTGAGGCCCATTAGAGAAGATGAAGTTACTGCTATGGTTGAGTCCATTTTCAAGGATTGCACTGCTTCTG ATAAGCAGGGAAAGAGTTTGTTGCTAAGGCCTTACTTAGGATCAGTAGCATTTAACAACATTACAAGACTGTCATTTGGAAAAAGATTTGTCAACTCAGAAGGTGGAATTGATGAGCAAGGACAAGAGTTCAAGGGAATTGTTTCTAATGGTATCAAGATCGGTGCCAAAGTGTTCATGGGAGAGTATGTGCCATGGCTTCGCTGGATGTTTGCTGGAGAAAACGATGTACTCAACCAGCACGAAGCTCGTCGGGCACGCCTGACCAAACAGATCATGGCAGAACATACTCTTGCACGCAACAAAACCGGGGGTGCCAAAGATCATTTTGTTGATGCATTGCTCACTCTTCAGAAACAGTATGATTTAAGTGACGACACTGTTATCACTCTCCTATGG GACATGATCACTGCAGGAATGGACACAACTTCAATCTCAGTGGAATGGGCTATGGCTGAGCTAGTCAAGAACCCAAGGGTACAGAAGAAGGCCCAAGAGGAGCTAGACCGGGTAGTTGGGTCGGACCGAATCATGACAGAAGCTGACTTCTCCAAGCTCCCTTACCTGCAATGTGTAGCCAAGGAAGCACTAAGATTGCACCCTCCTACCCCTATGATGCTCCCTCACAAAGCCAGTGCCAATACCAAACTTGGAGGCTACGACGTCCCCAAAGGATCCATTGTGCATGTTAATGTATGGGCCATTGCCCGTGACCCTGCATTGTGGAAAGACCCTCTGGAGTTTTGGCCCGAAAGATTCTTGGAACAAGATGTTGACATGAAAGGCCACGACTATCGGCTCCTTCCATTCGGTGCTGGAAGGCGAATTTGCCCTGGCGCTCAGCTTGCTATAAACTTGGTGACATCTATGTTGGGACATCTTTTGCACCATTTTACTTGGACTCCAACAGCAGGTGTCAGGCCAGAGGAAGTTGACATGAGTGAGAACCCAGGAATGGTGACTTACATGAAAACACCAGTGCAAGCTATTGCTACTCCCAGATTAGCAGCAGAGTTGTACAAACGCGTGCCATTGGACATATAG